In one window of Methanocorpusculum sp. DNA:
- a CDS encoding archaemetzincin family Zn-dependent metalloprotease yields MGIHLFWDSRVPVGLSRPVSEELSAVLEMPVSRIDDGIFSLEGFDPARNQYDAVKILRKLDMFRRRMPQIFKPADMELDYYNKFNHLHEKILLVTPGDIYEPLADFVFGLAYPKLGVAIVSPYRLRNEFYGKYEDDSALIDRIVKEGAHEIGHLFGLGHCDNPGCIMYCPRNLDELDRKRKYFCGKCRVQLNGDKSEDELFS; encoded by the coding sequence ATGGGGATACATCTTTTCTGGGACAGCCGTGTCCCTGTGGGTCTTTCGCGTCCGGTTTCCGAGGAGTTGTCCGCGGTCCTTGAGATGCCCGTCTCAAGGATCGATGACGGGATATTTTCGCTCGAAGGCTTTGATCCGGCACGAAATCAGTATGATGCCGTGAAGATCCTGCGAAAACTTGACATGTTCCGGAGAAGGATGCCCCAGATTTTCAAGCCTGCCGATATGGAGCTTGACTATTATAATAAATTCAATCATCTCCACGAAAAGATCCTGCTGGTCACGCCGGGCGATATCTATGAACCTCTGGCGGACTTTGTGTTCGGTCTTGCCTATCCGAAACTCGGGGTCGCGATCGTCTCCCCGTACCGGCTCAGAAACGAGTTTTACGGAAAATATGAAGACGACTCTGCCCTTATCGACCGGATCGTCAAAGAAGGCGCTCATGAGATCGGGCATCTGTTTGGTCTTGGTCACTGCGATAATCCCGGCTGTATCATGTACTGCCCGCGGAATCTGGATGAGCTGGACCGGAAACGCAAATACTTCTGCGGGAAATGCCGGGTCCAGCTGAATGGCGACAAGTCGGAGGATGAGCTCTTCTCATGA
- a CDS encoding redox-regulated ATPase YchF yields the protein MLQIALAGKPNCGKSTFYKSLTLANVDIANYPFTTVNPNKGVAYVRTKCPCKELGLEGCTECIDGNRFIPVELIDVAGLVPDAHLGRGLGNQFLDTLREADAIIQVVDASGSTDAEGNPVDVGSRNPIEDVEFLRYEFAMWMAGIVEKHRARLVRQAQGKDQVLIDLLGEALAGLRINAIQIREAVDECGINLAKATPEDIEKMCEVLFRVSKPMLIAANKADLASDENIKALKELGAVPTISAGELALKSAAHVKILKYLPGDATFAPVEGAKLSAPQVKALTIIAQNMKKFGSTGVQEILNKIVFEEINMIVVYPVEDDNKCCNAKGQVLPDAFLMPLGSTPKDLAFRVHTDIGNGFLYAVDARTKMRIKDTTELKTGDIIKIVSTAK from the coding sequence ATGTTACAAATTGCTCTCGCCGGAAAACCAAACTGCGGCAAATCAACGTTTTATAAATCGCTGACGCTTGCAAATGTTGATATCGCGAATTATCCATTCACAACCGTAAACCCGAACAAAGGCGTTGCCTATGTCCGGACAAAATGCCCATGCAAGGAGCTAGGGCTTGAAGGATGTACTGAATGTATCGACGGAAACCGGTTTATTCCGGTCGAACTTATCGATGTTGCCGGTCTTGTGCCCGATGCACACTTAGGCCGCGGTCTTGGAAATCAATTCCTTGATACCCTCCGCGAAGCCGATGCGATCATCCAGGTCGTTGATGCTTCGGGCAGTACGGATGCTGAAGGAAATCCGGTCGATGTCGGGTCAAGGAATCCAATCGAGGATGTCGAGTTTCTGCGGTACGAGTTTGCCATGTGGATGGCGGGGATCGTCGAGAAGCACAGGGCCAGACTCGTCAGACAGGCTCAGGGCAAAGATCAGGTCCTGATCGATCTCCTTGGAGAAGCACTCGCCGGTCTTCGGATCAACGCGATCCAGATCAGAGAAGCTGTTGACGAATGCGGCATCAATCTTGCCAAAGCAACGCCGGAAGACATCGAGAAGATGTGCGAGGTCCTGTTCCGTGTTTCAAAACCGATGCTCATTGCAGCAAACAAAGCCGATCTTGCATCCGATGAAAATATCAAAGCACTGAAAGAACTTGGCGCAGTTCCGACGATCTCGGCAGGCGAACTTGCTCTCAAGAGCGCCGCACATGTAAAGATCCTGAAATATCTCCCGGGTGATGCGACCTTTGCTCCGGTCGAAGGGGCAAAACTTTCCGCACCTCAGGTAAAAGCCCTGACGATCATTGCTCAGAACATGAAGAAGTTCGGGAGCACCGGAGTTCAGGAGATCCTGAACAAGATCGTCTTTGAGGAGATCAATATGATCGTCGTCTATCCGGTCGAGGATGACAATAAATGCTGTAATGCAAAAGGGCAGGTATTACCGGATGCATTCCTTATGCCGCTCGGTTCAACGCCGAAAGATCTGGCATTCCGTGTACACACCGATATCGGGAACGGATTCTTATACGCTGTTGATGCCCGCACAAAGATGCGGATCAAGGATACGACGGAACTGAAAACCGGCGATATCATCAAGATCGTCAGTACCGCAAAATAA
- a CDS encoding UPF0146 family protein, giving the protein MRDSIEKAVGRYIAGKYHSAVEVGFGGKTVAAEIVQAAGIPILCTDVHAYADGPVPAVVDDCVEPTLSFYQADVIYAIRPGTEIVPALIDLAKNVGADLIVYHLGFELYENGGERIITEGVMLHRYVRAHHV; this is encoded by the coding sequence ATGAGAGACAGCATCGAGAAAGCCGTTGGAAGGTACATCGCGGGAAAATATCATTCGGCCGTGGAAGTGGGATTCGGCGGAAAAACCGTGGCTGCAGAGATCGTGCAGGCGGCAGGGATCCCAATTCTCTGTACGGATGTGCACGCATACGCCGACGGACCGGTGCCCGCGGTGGTCGATGACTGTGTCGAGCCGACGTTATCTTTCTATCAGGCAGACGTTATCTACGCGATCCGCCCTGGCACCGAGATAGTGCCGGCACTGATCGATCTTGCAAAAAACGTAGGAGCAGACCTCATCGTGTATCATCTGGGCTTCGAGCTGTACGAAAACGGCGGGGAACGGATCATCACTGAGGGAGTGATGCTCCACAGATATGTTCGGGCTCACCACGTGTGA
- the thiL gene encoding thiamine-phosphate kinase → MDDRALLASIRHLIGEDETADDCAGFDLQDGRILVSSTDMLHETTDFPKGMTEFEKGWMSAAVTLSDIASCGAQPIQILVAIGLDDPSRLVPFMEGAVSCAERFGAKVAGGDIDSHTELTVVTTGIGIVEKAHYCRRSGASPGDLVCITGTPGRAMAALEGDERYRENLLTPIPQVEAGIKIGRAGASSMMDVSDGLAISLYDMSDASGVGFALDSAKFTLPAVRFGSAMEYYLYGGGDFGLLFCIPPARLSALDTDHTVIGTVVREKGVWCDGEIVEKRGYAHTW, encoded by the coding sequence ATGGACGACCGCGCCCTTCTTGCCTCCATCCGTCATCTGATCGGCGAAGACGAGACGGCGGACGACTGCGCCGGATTCGATCTTCAGGACGGCAGGATCCTCGTATCCAGCACCGACATGCTGCATGAAACGACCGATTTCCCGAAAGGCATGACCGAGTTTGAAAAAGGCTGGATGAGTGCCGCGGTCACGCTTTCGGATATCGCGAGCTGCGGGGCCCAGCCTATTCAGATCCTGGTGGCTATCGGTCTCGACGATCCGTCCCGGCTCGTTCCGTTCATGGAAGGCGCCGTTTCCTGCGCAGAACGCTTCGGTGCGAAAGTTGCCGGCGGGGATATCGACAGTCATACTGAACTCACCGTCGTGACCACTGGTATTGGGATCGTCGAGAAAGCTCATTACTGCCGGCGGTCCGGCGCATCGCCTGGCGATTTAGTATGCATTACCGGGACGCCGGGTCGTGCCATGGCGGCGCTCGAAGGGGACGAACGATATCGGGAAAATCTGCTCACTCCGATCCCGCAGGTCGAAGCCGGGATAAAAATCGGACGTGCCGGAGCTTCCTCTATGATGGATGTATCAGACGGTCTCGCGATCTCGCTGTATGATATGTCGGACGCGTCCGGCGTCGGATTCGCGCTCGATTCTGCGAAGTTTACGCTTCCCGCGGTCCGTTTCGGCTCCGCTATGGAGTATTATCTCTACGGCGGCGGGGATTTTGGTCTTTTGTTCTGTATACCGCCGGCGCGTTTATCGGCCCTTGATACGGACCACACCGTTATCGGGACGGTCGTCAGAGAAAAAGGGGTATGGTGTGACGGGGAAATTGTAGAAAAGCGGGGCTATGCTCACACGTGGTGA
- the cas1 gene encoding CRISPR-associated endonuclease Cas1, which translates to MIPWVTVWGYGAEIKSTQDSLLVRQKGTQTRYPLDGMRHLLIAGGHTLHTSVLERLADRGIAVSFFTAHGKPVGGLYGKSGPSLAAVQRDIPIHKFAMASIRSSLDARLRYINELAEVDPDGLYLKGEFDILTAARSELDFLITLPEIGRAFSLTKTMYYEILSRTLPKTLGFRRRTQPPFMDPVNVMMSHGYAVMYATFAVACTGAGLDLSRGALYGGIVPVIGGKGGCVLDLMEPATISMVDRVIVQMAKEGRLDGAYEVTTRCLLSNELKEEFMTRLNGSIDTGLIQENVSRYAEAVRDGGEIIFHY; encoded by the coding sequence ATGATCCCCTGGGTAACGGTGTGGGGCTACGGCGCCGAGATCAAGTCGACGCAGGATTCGCTCCTCGTCCGGCAGAAGGGCACGCAGACCAGATATCCACTGGACGGCATGCGGCATCTCCTGATCGCGGGGGGGCACACGCTCCATACCTCGGTCCTGGAACGCCTCGCGGATCGCGGTATCGCGGTATCGTTTTTCACGGCGCACGGCAAACCGGTCGGTGGACTGTACGGGAAAAGCGGTCCCTCGCTTGCGGCAGTCCAGCGTGATATCCCGATCCACAAGTTCGCGATGGCCTCGATCCGTTCCTCTCTCGACGCACGGCTGAGATATATCAACGAGCTTGCCGAGGTGGATCCTGACGGTCTGTATTTAAAAGGCGAGTTTGATATCCTCACCGCCGCACGAAGTGAACTGGATTTCCTGATCACCCTGCCGGAGATCGGCCGGGCGTTCTCTCTAACGAAGACGATGTATTACGAGATCCTGAGTAGGACCCTGCCGAAGACGCTTGGATTCCGCAGACGGACCCAGCCCCCGTTTATGGATCCGGTGAACGTGATGATGTCCCACGGATATGCCGTAATGTATGCGACCTTCGCCGTTGCCTGTACGGGTGCGGGTCTCGATCTCTCCCGAGGGGCACTGTACGGCGGGATCGTGCCGGTGATCGGCGGCAAGGGAGGCTGCGTTCTTGATCTTATGGAGCCGGCGACTATTTCGATGGTGGACCGGGTCATCGTGCAGATGGCGAAAGAAGGCCGTCTTGACGGGGCGTATGAGGTCACGACCCGGTGTCTTCTCTCGAATGAACTCAAAGAGGAGTTCATGACACGGCTGAACGGTTCGATCGATACAGGTCTGATCCAGGAAAATGTGAGCCGGTACGCCGAGGCAGTGAGAGATGGCGGCGAGATCATATTTCATTACTGA
- a CDS encoding DUF460 domain-containing protein, with protein MNPLVFGIDKTKGSSARSPDGLYALVRVVDRRIESEERNLTLQRLLHLINAEKPGIIAVGSLRDIVPETGSLFTLTEALPFGTKLVLIACIGAKIAPLPKLAERYNLRFDAENPMEQAKISALIASFGGGYEVQTFDGVTTITVSRARPQIRTHKGRYIRHMQGSVMSFSREIEAGLLANGLMFSSSMSRSSRGERIVKFTVSAPRHDVPASSRTSAGVLVRVTGTKKEHPSFVPLSKRPAYLIVGIVPGTTVGIAALNLDGDLIHLSSSHALGQAEIIASISKIGRPVLVATDKAAMPFGVEKVRRAFSAIAWTPARDVQVKETYELTEGYDFANDHERDALSAAVLAYQSYANKFEAVQKRMPPGTDIDMVRAGIVRGLSQDQILEALKNPEEMPEEPVIIEEELVPDEKDERIAKLEEEVANLRIATGSLSEEVEVKDKAIASLQKQLVFERRAHEAEILSSRKIPPRDMEPVPKKDPRTEVRGSKDLQGLQALQIRLERLKNFISLQAGEGSTALKVLPLLADDSVKALDDEMGVGEEDILYVLTIDGWDRPVIRDLAEAKIGAVILPRLTYQRAHSQHLIEEFREANVPVLDGANLSPRVKGKIGVVDTAAFESALADWKTTQAVYNNEKKSGVIPRAAKEQVERPKPAPVQAPVPAAKPEPPAKEKTVFRAKPVAPIPVPKPAPTQAPVSKPVPKPVLALAPKPIPKPIPKPVPKPLPAAKPAPKKEAPKKSAPSQKAESGSAEKILFGVLSEYREERKKEMKK; from the coding sequence ATGAACCCGCTCGTCTTCGGCATCGACAAAACCAAAGGCTCCTCTGCCCGCTCACCCGACGGACTCTATGCTCTCGTCCGGGTAGTCGACCGCCGGATCGAATCCGAAGAACGGAACCTCACCCTCCAGCGTCTTCTCCATCTCATCAATGCCGAAAAACCCGGGATCATCGCGGTCGGATCGCTCCGCGATATCGTCCCCGAAACCGGATCACTTTTTACCCTGACCGAAGCTTTGCCGTTTGGCACGAAACTCGTTCTCATCGCCTGCATCGGTGCAAAGATCGCCCCCCTCCCGAAACTTGCCGAGCGGTATAATCTCCGCTTCGACGCAGAGAACCCTATGGAGCAGGCAAAGATCTCGGCTCTCATAGCCTCCTTCGGCGGAGGATACGAGGTCCAGACCTTCGACGGGGTCACGACCATTACCGTGTCCCGGGCACGACCACAGATCCGCACGCATAAGGGCCGGTATATCCGGCACATGCAGGGATCCGTCATGTCCTTTTCCCGCGAGATCGAGGCGGGTCTTCTCGCAAACGGGCTCATGTTCTCCTCCTCCATGTCCCGATCGTCCCGGGGTGAACGGATCGTCAAATTTACCGTATCCGCTCCCCGTCATGACGTGCCGGCATCTTCCCGCACATCTGCAGGTGTTTTGGTCCGGGTCACCGGAACGAAAAAAGAGCATCCCTCTTTTGTCCCGCTCTCGAAGCGGCCCGCCTACCTGATCGTCGGCATCGTTCCGGGCACGACTGTAGGGATCGCCGCACTGAATCTCGACGGCGATCTGATCCATCTCTCCAGCTCGCATGCTCTCGGTCAGGCCGAGATCATCGCGTCCATCTCAAAGATCGGGAGACCCGTTCTGGTCGCGACCGACAAAGCCGCGATGCCGTTCGGGGTCGAGAAGGTCAGACGTGCCTTTTCTGCGATTGCCTGGACTCCGGCGAGGGATGTGCAGGTCAAAGAGACGTACGAGCTTACCGAGGGGTATGACTTTGCGAACGATCACGAACGCGACGCCCTCTCGGCCGCGGTCCTCGCCTACCAGAGTTATGCGAACAAGTTCGAGGCCGTTCAGAAAAGGATGCCGCCAGGGACCGATATCGACATGGTCCGTGCCGGGATCGTTCGCGGACTGTCCCAGGACCAGATCCTCGAAGCGCTGAAGAATCCTGAAGAAATGCCCGAAGAGCCGGTGATCATCGAAGAGGAGCTTGTTCCCGACGAAAAGGATGAGCGTATCGCGAAGCTCGAAGAAGAGGTTGCGAATCTTCGTATAGCTACTGGCAGTTTATCGGAAGAAGTTGAAGTGAAGGATAAGGCAATAGCCTCCCTCCAGAAACAGCTTGTTTTCGAAAGAAGGGCTCATGAGGCGGAGATCCTCTCCTCAAGGAAGATCCCTCCCCGCGACATGGAACCTGTCCCGAAGAAAGATCCAAGAACAGAGGTCCGCGGGAGTAAGGACCTGCAGGGCCTACAGGCCCTGCAGATCCGGCTGGAGCGGTTGAAAAATTTCATCTCCCTGCAGGCAGGAGAAGGCAGCACTGCGTTGAAAGTGCTCCCGCTGCTTGCAGATGATTCTGTCAAGGCCCTTGATGACGAAATGGGGGTCGGGGAGGAGGATATCCTGTATGTTCTCACGATCGACGGGTGGGACAGACCGGTGATCCGGGATCTTGCCGAGGCAAAGATCGGGGCGGTCATTCTGCCGCGGCTGACGTATCAGCGGGCACACAGCCAGCATTTGATCGAGGAGTTCCGCGAGGCGAATGTCCCGGTTCTGGACGGTGCGAACCTTTCGCCCCGGGTGAAAGGAAAGATCGGTGTGGTCGACACCGCGGCATTCGAGTCCGCTCTTGCCGACTGGAAAACGACGCAGGCGGTCTATAATAACGAGAAGAAGAGCGGCGTGATCCCCCGGGCGGCGAAGGAACAGGTCGAGCGGCCAAAGCCTGCGCCGGTCCAGGCTCCGGTCCCGGCAGCAAAGCCGGAGCCGCCGGCAAAGGAGAAGACGGTGTTCCGGGCAAAACCGGTTGCTCCGATCCCTGTGCCGAAACCAGCGCCAACTCAGGCCCCGGTCTCAAAGCCCGTTCCGAAGCCGGTCCTGGCCCTTGCTCCGAAACCGATTCCAAAGCCAATTCCAAAACCGGTTCCCAAACCTCTGCCCGCAGCAAAGCCGGCGCCGAAAAAGGAAGCACCGAAGAAATCTGCTCCTTCACAGAAGGCCGAGTCCGGATCCGCGGAAAAAATACTGTTCGGGGTGCTCTCCGAGTATCGTGAAGAACGCAAAAAGGAGATGAAGAAGTAA
- a CDS encoding RIO1 family regulatory kinase/ATPase: MPIDADIIKSLHKYEIRILHALERMMKHYRWVPEDDLRAAVKLSPTEMKYRLGNLIHRDLIRSDSVPYKGYTLVFAGYDALALSDLAGKKTISALGSMVGVGKESEIYEALGFGIVVLKLHKVGQRSFQTLKTNREYMPGEGHCPWIFASAKSAEREYEALKALNGKVNVPVPIDINRHIIVMSHVPGANLFRCVLEDPDTIYADILTEVKKAYAAGFIHGDLSEYNIMCDGETVWLIDWPQWAPPTHQNADATLRHDLDTVITYFAKKYQTKYDLEEAVRFVTSP, translated from the coding sequence ATGCCCATCGATGCAGACATCATAAAATCTCTCCATAAATACGAAATACGCATCCTCCACGCCCTCGAGCGGATGATGAAGCACTACCGCTGGGTCCCCGAAGACGACCTCCGTGCCGCCGTCAAGCTCTCACCCACTGAAATGAAATATCGTCTCGGCAACCTCATTCACCGGGATCTCATCCGCTCCGACTCCGTTCCTTACAAAGGCTACACCCTCGTCTTCGCCGGCTACGACGCCCTCGCCCTCTCCGACCTCGCCGGCAAAAAGACCATCTCCGCCCTCGGCAGCATGGTCGGCGTCGGCAAAGAATCCGAGATCTACGAAGCGCTCGGCTTTGGAATCGTCGTCCTCAAACTCCACAAAGTCGGTCAAAGATCCTTCCAGACCCTCAAAACCAACCGTGAATACATGCCCGGCGAAGGACACTGCCCCTGGATATTTGCCTCAGCAAAATCAGCAGAACGGGAATATGAAGCTCTCAAAGCCTTAAACGGCAAAGTCAACGTACCGGTCCCCATCGACATAAACCGGCATATCATCGTCATGTCCCATGTCCCCGGCGCGAACCTCTTCCGCTGCGTCCTCGAAGACCCCGACACCATCTATGCCGACATCCTGACCGAAGTCAAAAAAGCATACGCCGCCGGATTTATTCACGGCGACCTCTCCGAATACAACATCATGTGTGACGGAGAAACCGTCTGGCTCATCGACTGGCCCCAGTGGGCCCCGCCCACCCATCAGAACGCCGACGCCACCCTCCGGCATGACCTTGACACCGTCATCACCTACTTCGCAAAGAAATACCAGACAAAATACGACCTCGAAGAGGCCGTCCGCTTCGTAACGAGCCCATGA